One genomic region from Pecten maximus chromosome 5, xPecMax1.1, whole genome shotgun sequence encodes:
- the LOC117328457 gene encoding organic cation transporter protein-like, with product MAWLSIYMKVSERYIFYVIRLIPESPRWLIGKHRYHAAYRVLQKIAKSNKATIDNGVLERIETNAVSESTGSLWQLFSSRSMILRTLVIMFNWCIVSMSYYGLSLNAGNLGGNLYLNMMLSGLVEIPAYTMALLLVDRVGRKRIYSLSMIFGGCACASTIIPIVYNEIENQAIVTTLAMVGKFGTTAAYGTLFLYSAELFPTAVRNSALASSLCSARIGGIVAPYIADSTALIGGMVGKMFPFGLFGFLSVIAGLSSMYLPETLNKSLPETMEDSKLLGKSSDISLEDNKENKYPSYGGDGYHSGKENSQL from the exons atggcgtggttgtCG ATTTATATGAAAGTGTCTGAAAGATATATTTTCTATGTTATTAGGCTGATTCCTGAATCGCCTCGCTGGCTAATCGGTAAGCACCGATATCACGCCGCCTACAGAGTACTTCAGAAAATAGCCAAGTCAAACAAAGCGACAATAGACAATGGAGTATTGGAGAGGATAGAGACGAATGCAGTGTCTGAATCTACCGGAAGTCTCTGGCAGCTGTTCTCCTCAAGGAGCATGATTCTGCGCACACTCGTCATTATGTTCAACTG GTGTATAGTGAGCATGAGTTACTACGGACTATCTCTTAATGCTGGTAACCTAGGAGGAAACTTGTACCTGAACATGATGTTATCTGGACTAGTAGAAATTCCAGCTTATACCATGGCCTTACTATTGGTGGATCGAGTAGGAAGGAAAAGAATTTATTCTCTAAGTATGATATTTGGAGGATGTGCTTGTGCATCCACAATCATTCCCATTGTGTATAACGAGATTG AGAACCAGGCTATTGTCACAACACTTGCCATGGTGGGAAAGTTTGGGACGACAGCTGCATATGGCACACTATTCCTTTATTCTGCCGAGTTGTTTCCTACTGCGGTACGAAACTCTGCTTTGGCTTCCAGTTTGTGTTCTGCAAGGATAGGAGGAATTGTGGCACCATATATTGCAGATTCA ACAGCTTTAATTGGTGGCATGGTTGGCAAAATGTTTCCTTTTGGATTGTTTGGATTTTTGTCTGTCATCGCTGGTTTGTCGTCCATGTACTTGCCAGAAACGTTGAACAAATCTTTACCAGAAACAATGGAGGACAGTAAACTCCTCGGAAA GTCATCTGATATATCACTGGAGGACAACAAGGAGAACAAGTATCCTTCGTACGGAGGCGATGGCTATCATTCCGGGAAAGAAAATAGCCAACTTTAA
- the LOC117328458 gene encoding organic cation transporter protein-like — protein MKLDDILIQLGEFGLYQKYLYSMICWTSVYCGIYALMSVIFLNTPDHRCKIPGLQNDTYGIYNAYHENLVNNYIPPPSDDATDDYDRCHLYSFDYNDVMFDNSGRPINASLVECTDWVYSDSVFKETFTSKFNIVCGEKHLTSFIKSLFFAGKLVGAIVFGNLSDAFGRKTAFYIALVSMFGLTFGMSWSSSYIVFGVILTAIGATTQGVFPVGFVLGVELVGPSKRQYAGIVIDFFFSLGLMFLAGVSYFARHWFYISIICSAPAALFILYWWLIPESPRWLISKQKYEEANTVLQKAAKINKVVIEKNLFEKEIENRKTEPVGRIWQLFSTWVMLLRTLVIMFNWCIVSMMYYGLSLNAGNLGGDFYLNMFLSGLVEIPANAMALLLVDRIGRQKVYCLSMLLGGCACASTIIPILIDEIENQAIITALAMIGKFGATAAFSTIYFFSAELFPTVVRNAGMGASSCAGRIGGIVAPYIADSVRGMVGKVFPLGIFGLLAITAGLSSLYLPETLNKPLPETIEDGKRFGKCKIPGLENDTYDIQNANHQDLVNSYIPPPSGDGTHEYDQCHLYSIDYNDVKFDNSSRPIYASLFNIVCSDTHLIPLVKSLYIVGKFIGAVLFGNLSDAIGRKTTYCVALMSMFGLTFVMSWSSSYIMYAVILTAVGAVAQGIIPVGMVLSKMSSEIL, from the exons ATGCCTATCACGAGAACCTTGTTAACAACTACATACCTCCTCCGTCGGATGATGCAACCGACGACTACGACCGGTGTCATCTGTACTCGTTTGACTACAATGACGTCATGTTCGACAACTCCGGCAGACCAATTAATGCTTCTCTTGTTGAATGTACAGACTGGGTATATAGTGACTCCGTGTTTAAAGAGACATTTACCTCGAAG TTCAACATAGTATGTGGTGAAAAGCATCTGACTTCATTTATCAAGTCCCTGTTCTTTGCCGGGAAACTCGTCGGTGCTATTGTTTTCGGCAATCTCTCAGATGC ATTTGGACGTAAAACTGCATTTTATATTGCACTGGTTTCGATGTTCGGACTGACGTTCGGAATGTCTTGGTCATCCTCCTACATAGTGTTCGGTGTCATCCTAACCGCCATTGGCGCCACGACACAGGGGGTCTTCCCAGTCGGATTTGTCCTTG GTGTGGAGTTGGTCGGGCCATCCAAACGACAGTATGCTGGAATAGTTATAGACTTCTTCTTTTCTTTGGGTTTGATGTTCCTGGCCGGTGTCAGCTACTTCGCCAGACATTGGTTCTATATCAGTATCATTTGTTCAGCACCAGCTGCACTCTTCATTCTCTACTGGTG GCTAATTCCTGAATCACCACGTTGGCTGATAAGTAAGCAGAAATACGAAGAGGCCAACACAGTTCTACAGAAGGCAGCTAAGATCAACAAAGTGGTAATAGAAAAGAATCTGTTCGAGAAGGAGATAGAAAACCGAAAAACTGAACCAGTCGGAAGGATATGGCAGCTTTTCTCTACCTGGGTCATGTTATTAAGGACGCTCGTCATTATGTTTAATTG GTGCATAGTAAGCATGATGTACTACGGACTGTCTTTAAATGCTGGTAATCTCGGAGGAGATTTCTACTTGAACATGTTTTTATCGGGGCTGGTAGAAATTCCAGCTAATGCCATGGCCCTACTTTTAGTGGATCGCATCGGCCGCCAAAAAGTCTACTGTTTGAGCATGTTACTTGGCGGTTGTGCATGTGCGTCGACAATAATTCCCATTCTGATCGATGAAATAG AAAACCAGGCTATTATCACAGCACTTGCCATGATTGGTAAGTTTGGAGCTACTGCAGCTTTCAGCACCATCTACTTTTTTTCGGCGGAGTTATTTCCAACTGTTGTTAGGAATGCAGGGATGGGTGCAAGTTCTTGCGCCGGAAGAATAGGGGGAATCGTTGCACCATACATAGCAGACTCAGTAA GAGGAATGGTTGGTAAAGTGTTTCCATTAGGGATATTTGGATTGCTGGCCATAACTGCGGGACTGTCATCCTTATATTTACCAGAAACTCTGAACAAACCGCTACCAGAAACAATTGAAGATGGCAAACGGTTTGGAAA GTGTAAAATCCCAGGCTTGGAGAACGATACATACGATATACAGAATGCCAATCACCAGGACCTTGTCAACAGCTACATACCTCCCCCATCGGGTGATGGCACGCACGAATATGATCAGTGCCACCTGTACTCAATAGATTACAATGATGTCAAGTTCGACAACTCCAGCAGACCAATATATGCTTCTCTT TTCAACATCGTCTGCTCGGATACACATCTTATTCCATTGGTTAAGTCATTGTACATTGTTGGGAAGTTCATCGGAGCCGTTCTGTTTGGAAATCTGTCTGATGC AATTGGACGTAAAACTACATATTGTGTCGCACTGATGTCGATGTTCGGACTAACGTTCGTAATGTCCTGGTCCTCCTCCTACATCATGTATGCTGTCATTTTGACGGCCGTTGGTGCCGTGGCACAGGGAATCATTCCAGTCGGAATGGTCCTTAGTAAGATGTCTTCGGAAATATTATAg